GTCTCCCATGGCAGGAAGAGTCTGTAGGATCCTAATGCAGAGAAGGTTGGGTACAGGGGATGCTGACAACTTTTCCATCCCCTTTCCTGtggcagcccagccctgcccttggGATGCTGCTGTGGCTGAGTGCTCACAACAGGCCAGCAGGGCAGGGGTTAAATGGAAGCAAGCTTAGGAACTGGAAAGAAACTCAGAATTTGAAAAGGCAGAGTAATTTCTGGGGTGAGGAGCTGCAGTCCATCACTGCCCAGCTGGACTGTTCCTCTGCAGTGCTCCATGCAGCACTGGTTTTCCACAGGGGTACAGGCAGACGTGGCAGGGTTGGGTGCCAGAAGCCTTGCTGGGAGTTCCGAGGAGCTCTCTGAGTGTCTGGGACACTTGCCCAGAGGCTCTTCCCAAGAGAATGGTCCAggtgccagccccagcctggagATGCTCACCCAGGAGTAAACCCAGGCTTGGATCCCTGCACGTTGCAGCAGATTGGGGTCAGGCAGTTAATGTGAAGGTAAATGAGTGGCTGTTTGAATAACATTTCATTGACAGTGTAATCCATGCCCTGCAGCTTCTAATTAAGTGCTGCTGTTCAAATTCATCACCAAGAACAGCAGAGAATTAGCAGAGGGACAGCAGAGGAACTGACAGCTCCTCTTGATGCTTCAGCAAATAATGGGGATTTGTCCTgaagaggctgagctgctggatgcTCCCTTCTGGAGGTGCGTTTGGGGGTGGTGAGGTGGGGTGCTGGATCAGACTGCTCAGGGTCACCCCTGGTCACCTCTCAGAGCCCTCTCACTGGGGATTGTTTAGTGCTGAATCCAGGCTGGTGTCTGGGATGGGatcagagctgctccctgcaccaGTGCACAGGACATGGTCGTGGCTGTCAGCTGCCCCATGGCCACCACTTCACAGGTCCCTGGGTGTCCCCACCCTCCCACAGGCTGCCAGCAGTGGGTGCAGGACCCCTGGGATGTTTTCTCAGCCCCACTGTGACTTTCTCAGTGGCCTCTGTGCCCAAGGACCTCACCAGGGCATCAATCCAGCTGGAGGGGGAGGCTGCGTTATCCCTGGTTATCCACTGTGTCCTCAGGAGTGACACGGGAACCCCGGGGGCTTTGGGACCCCCCAGCACAGACCTGGCAGCCACCCTCTGACCTGCAGACACCACCACAGAGCTCCTGTCACCCAGCAGAGGCACAACAAGCAGCACACAGGTATGTTTGGGAGAAATTTACTTCTGATACCAGAGTGTAGGCTTTCtttacaagaacaaaaaaaagaacatttgtttttaaaaaatggttcaTTTActcttgctatttttttttatttatttaccattttatttaaaaaaaaaaacaaaacaaacaatggAGTTACTCCTGGAAGTCATCACTGGTACCAGGTCTGTAACCCAGTGCCCTTTGTCTTGTCCCTTGTGGTCACTCCTCTGACggtgctgctgtccccaccTGGGACAGAGGGGGGGGTCTGGGCTGGGGACccccctgcacagctccaggtTCTCCCCGTGGTCCCTATGATCCATTCCTCTGGTACCAGagctgggaggctggggagggacgGGCTGAGAGCTTGTCCCAGTGGGGCCAGACCTTGGGAATGTCCCTGCCAGGAtgcaggggtgggtgggggtcCCCCTGGGTCAGGAGGGTCACCCTGACTGAGCCACTTCTAAAGTGACAGTGTTGAagttatcttctttttttttttttaattgactatGTATTCAGTTGCTTTTTTGCAGCTTGACTGAAatagtgtttcttttttttttattgaacaGATGCTCAAGAAAAAGAGGGACCTGAACAATCTTCAGAGTAGAAAGGGGCAGCCTTGCCATGCAAAGAGAAAGAgttattgtttttattatcattatcattattattattataacgTAGGACCCCAGACAGCCTCTCCCTGAAGCAGTCAGGTGCCAACAGCAGTATATGgttggattcttttttttaaaaggtcatAAATTAGCAACTTATactttatctttaaaaaaaatgaataaataaattaattaattaaaagagagagagagagtcacaACATGCAAGAGCTTACAACAGAACAAATAGAAATGACCAAAGCAAAAGAcaagaaatgcagaagaaaagcccAGGTTCAGTTTGGTTTGCAATCAATGCAGTTTGGAAGCATCATTTATAAAGGTATTTCATATACCAAAAAAGGCACCACAGTATCTACAAAGCCAAATCCTCAGGAGCAGTtctgtggggtggggggaggcagcagcctggctgcagcagaacCATCTTGGGGTGCAGCAGATCCCCCCCTCTAAGCTTGTCCATTGCAATTCTCAACTTTCCCATTTTACgtttggttttgctgtctcTGTTGTTAGAaacacacatggaaaaaaaaaatagaagaagaCAAACGTGAAGAATGGCAAAGGGGCTGATGGTCTGGATCTGGCAACCTAACACGTGGGGTATTTCTAGGATCAGGTTTAAACAGCACGAGTGGGGCTGCTGCACCCCAAAATCCCCAGGGTGGGGGGTGTGTGCCCagcacaacccccccaaaactgCCCCCTTCCACACTGGTGCATCAGCAGaccaccaccccccaccccccgttACACCTGAACACTCAGTGTGtaaataaagagaaatgtgGTGTCCGCTGGGGGTGCTCCCACCACCCTCTGCACAGCCACTGCAGAGCAACAACTGAACACAggaacaggaaggaaaaggggaaaacaaggaaaaaaaaaaaaaagggaaaaaaaaaaaaagaagaaagaaagaaaaaaccattTGAAATCTTGGTGTTTACTAGTGTTCAGTACATGAGAACCCTAAAGAACAACTTGTCCTCCTAGTTAACCTTGTCCTGGAATATATACAGGTTATTTGTTGCTGCCACGGCAATGATGTTCTCGGAGGGGTGCCAAGCTGTGTGCAGGATCTTTTTGCTAAAGTCCAGACTGTCCACGCTAATTTCATCTTTcctcctcttgccccccacgCAGACCTTGCGGGGTTTGAGGACGGCGCGGGGTTTGCTGTTCTCCCGAGAGGCCTCCAGGGTCACGTCCCGCTTGGTGTTGCGGTCGAACATGCGAAAGAAGTTGTTGTAGGATCCGGTCATGATGACACtgaggggacaggaggaggcaggagggtCACCACGAGGCTGACACCCCCAGAGGAACCATGACAAGCCCAGCACTGGGGGGTCCTGCACCCAAAGGCTCAGGTTTATCCCCAGGTCGTCCTGAACCCAGGGAACGTGCAGTGGGGAGGAAATTCAGGTGAGAGAGTCACGGAATCACTGAGGCTTGAAAagacctctgatcatcaagCTAACCCCAGCACATCAGTCAGACCATGGCACGAGTGCCTCTCctcaaacacctccagggatggggactccactgcttccctgggcagtccatccCAATGCCACCTCCATCAGGAAGAGGGCTCTGCCAATCCAGAGCCAAACACCTCAACCCCTCCTCCAGACGTGGATGAGATGGAGACGGGAGATGGACCCCCCCCCCAGAAGGGAGCCAGGATCCCAGCAGGGACCCTCCGCAGTGCCAGGGTGCAGGGCTGTGGGTTTAGGGGATCCCTCTTTTACCCACAGGGACCTCTCCAGGCAGGGTGGGGATGATGTGGGGACCACGTGGCAGCCACCAGGCCACCCGGAGCTGCTCACCTGTCGGAGCCATTCCAGACACACTCAAACTTGTCGAAGATGCAGTCGTTCTCGTAGAGAGAGCAGAGCTTGCTCCTCAGGTAGTCATGGACCTGCCAGAGGGAGGATGGAGTCAGGCCTGATGGGGCAATGATCCCCCTGCAAATGGCACTGCCCACCTTTAACCGTTCCTCGTTCATTTTACAGGATTTAACAGCACTGCACTGCCACTCACCAGGCTCACCAAGGTGGTGCCCAAGCCCTGGAGGTGCCCACCCCTCCCACACTCACCTGGTAGGTCTCGATGGGCCGGTTCTCCATGTTCAGGTCCCACACCTTGACTGTGAGATAGTCCCGGGTCATGATGTACCTCCCACTGTGGCTGAATTTGACATCGGAGATGGAGGAGATGATCTCAGAAAAAAACGACCGGTTACTGGGGTCTTCGGGCTCTTCAAAAACTGCACAAGAGAAAAGGACAAACCCTGGTGTCAGACAAGGCAGGagctccctgtccccatcctgttGCTGCAGGATGCTCCTGGGAGGGGAGCAGACGCTCCCAGAGCCTCAGAACCACACAGCAAAGGAGGCTCCAGGGACCTTCAGAGGCACCCGTGTCCCCACGGGATGTCACCACAGCACCGCAGGCCAACGCTCCCCACTCCCCTGTGTGTCCTAGACCTGGGACATGCCTgtattttcatgcatttttcttgGCACAACTGAAGCTCCTTTGTTCCCAACGCGTGCGATGAGCAAGGAGGATCATCAGAGACCAATCTGTCAACAGCACTGAGAAACCCGGAGATTTAGAGCCTTGCACGCCACCTCTGCTCTCTGGAAATCAATGTGCAGCCTAACCAAAAGTCCATGTGAATATTTTATAGCCACTGCAACCCACGGATTTAATCTGATCAGTCTTTGAATAAATCACAGCTTCTACAGTTTGAAGGAGACAGGTGAAGTTCCAAATCAAATGTATTTACAAATTTCATTTCCAAGTAACATCAGCTGGGCAAgtatggctttaaaaaaaaacaaaaccaaccctaGAGATGCTGCTGGTGCAGGGACATCTGTCCAGCCCCCTCTTTCCACACCCAGATGGTGGAACCACTGCCTGATGTGCTGGCAGAAATGATCTGCCTGCAAACCAGGGATGGCACTGCCCACTGCAGGACATCATTAGCTCCTGGTGGGGTTGGAGGAAGGAGATTATTGGTTTCTGGGTGACACTACCAGCTCTGATCTGCTCCAGCTAAAACCTGGGACAGTTGagggctcagctcagctcactcaCCCCACGAGTCTCCAGCACTGGATTTGTCTGCACAAAGAAGTGAGTTTTCTAACAGGGAATCAGCTCTCTCTGCTCTACTCATGAAACCTTTTTCCTCTATAAAAggcctgaaaggaaaaaaataggtagAGAGAACATGCTGTGGCTGGGAGATGGGAGCAAATGTGTGTTGCCAGAGTTGGTTTGGCTCCCCAGAACAAACCAGAGAGATCAGAGAAATTAACTTGGTCTAGACACACGTGTTTCACCCCATTGCTCCCCTCTCCTTGGAAAGACGTGGCTGGCAGAGCCCACATGCCCtctctgtcctcctcctcctcctcctcctcttttgtGCCTCCTGGCTTCCAGGTCACACCAGctgccctgagcaacctgtcaGATGAGAGGACTTTGGATCAATCCACCCAAGCTATCCATGGATCTGTCTGAGCTATTTGGTCAATCTACCCCAGCTATCCATTGGATCCATCCAATCCATCCATAGTTATTCCCTGCTGAGATTTTGTGCTGTTCCCAGGACTGGTCACCACTTCTCTTCCTCCCAGACAAAGCACCAATTGGGACCACAGCAcacagctgggcaggggctTGCAGAGCTATTTTTGCTCCCTGTCTGAAggcttttctcctgctgcagcagcagatccAGGCTGCTGAGCTCATGGAAAGGATTTCTGAGCACTAATTCTCTGTTACACAACAAACCTCTTTTCCCCTGACAgtgggcaggggctgctccctctgccagcccctccccaggacctcctccctgggcagagcAAACCCTGTGGTGGTCAGGAAGGAAGCCTTGGCCCatggggtgtccctgcccctcgGGAGCCCTCGACACCTCTCTACCACCTGCAGCAGCCATGCAGAGGAGGGGCTTTGCTTTTCTAGAGTTCCATCTGCAATACCCCAGGGTAACACCTGAAGGCTGATGGGTTCCTCATCAAAGCAGCTTCGTCTGCAGCTGCTTTCTAACTGAAGCTGAAAATCTTTTCAGCAGACAACAAATGTGTGTCCGTGTTGCTGTAGGCAAAGGCTTCCCTTTGGGAAGCAGGCTCCACTTGGAGCTTTTTGTTCCAGGAGTTTGGTGGGTACCACCACAGGTGGCTGCTTGGAGTGAAAATGGGAAGCCCAATGCCTTTTGCTATGGGGAAATAACTGTGGTGACCCTCCACAGGGGTTCCCCTCACCTTCCCATGTGATTTTCAGAGCAAGATTCCTTTTGCAGGCATTGCAGCTGCTCCAGTCTCCCCTTTGCCTTCCCAGGGGGGGGCTCTGGACAAGACACAGCTGTGGGCACCAGAGGCTCCTCACACACTGCCTCACCTGTGGCAGGAGCCTCAAATGAAATGGGCAAACAGAATTTAATAAGAGCAGCATATCAGTAAAAGCTGACCCTGAGCAGCACACAGCATCTGTCTAAATAAACATGACTGGGATGTGCCATGCTACCCTCTGCATTTTTATGAAACACTGACAGTTATTAAATGTCTGCATTGGAGGATTCTCCTCCTAAagccactgctgcttttcattttgaacTTTGATGAACTGTCTCAATTTCGACTCACGGATCCTCTGAACTGCAAttgactgaggctgatgctcctgagggagggagggaaatcAATGAGGAAATGTCACAGGAGGGGTCAAACCCAGCCAGGAATCAGGTGAGCCCCGGGGGGATGCAGCAGTGCCCAGACAaagggggatgctgggggggcttctgctgctgaagtgTCAGGAGAATGAATTTTGTTTGCTCCTTAATTGTATTCTGGAAATGCAGGAACAGAAAGGTGTTTCTCTGAGGATTTGGGAAAACTGTCACTGGGTATCTCCAAGCTTTCAGGCAGTGATGCAAACCTTCTCTTCCATCCACTTTATTCCAGCTTAAAACCTGGTGTCCAGCTGTGACTGCAGCTCAGGAGCAATAGCTGGTGTGTAAGTCCCTGTTGCCTCCAGGAAACCTAAACCTGAAATGCACCCAGGTGCTCTCTGGATGTCCACTATTATCGTGGGGCTTCAGTAACTTGCAcgtgttggtttttttggtttttttttccccagaagatACTGaccattttcttcagaaaattcaAACAAGAACAGGAGACAGAGGAGTTGAGCTGCCTGGtcacagagcacagcagccctggcttctgctgcatttcactCTTGTAAAGGCAGAGACCAAACCCCTTTAGGTCTGTCCCATCTTTGTGTCCcatttccagcacagccagcccACCCCAGGCAGCAGTCCCCAAAGGGCATGGGGACAGCACCCTGGGGAAACACCTCCTTTCAGTGCCCAGGGGAGCCCCAGGGCATGTGGCACCAGAGCCCAGCACATCCCAGGGGAAGATGGGGTGAGGtgtcagggcagagctgagcccatGCTGCTCTGCACTCCCCTTTTTGGGGTGTTTTCCCCCATCCTGGCCGCACTCACACTTGGCGTGGCGGTCGCAGAGGGCAGCGGTGCGCATGTCGCACAGACGGATGgtgcctttgctgctgctgtagaCAAAGGTGTTGCAGTGGTGGGGGTGGAACTCAGCAGCTGTGATCACCTCTGTCAGCTCCTCCATGTTGGCCGGCTTGATGTCCACGATGTCTGGCAGGGAGAGTCAAGGAGCCCCCGGCTCTTCCCTTGCTGCCCTCCCCAGGACATCTCAGGGCACCCAAACCAAAGTGttcccaggagagcagcaccaTCCCGGGCAGTGCTGAGCCAGGACCAGCCAGGGACAGGTGACAAGGGACCCTCCCAGCCTGACACCCAGGCAGCGATCACAGCTGGAAGCAGCTCCGGGTCCTACAGAGTGATCCAGACACCCATCATGGGGTGATTCACCCACTGCTCAGAGGGGGGGAAAACAGCACCTTTCCCTGGAATGCAGATTGAGATCCTGCTGTTACTGACTCCACAGgagtaaaacaaaaagatgCAGAGGATGACATGAATTTCTCACCAGGGAGAGCCCACTGAGGCTGGTCCCACAGCTTGGCCAAGTGCAGCCAAACCAGAGACATCCCAGGAAGGGGCTCCAGGGCACTGGGCAGAGGTGACATTGACAGACTGGCAAGGCAGAGGAATGGGACATCTGAGTGGGCATCTCTCTGGTGATGTTTCTCCATCAATTCTTATCAACTATTTTGTGCTGCACTTGCACCTTGGCCAACCCTCCTCAGGCCATCCAAACTCCCTGAGGTCTTACCCAAACTCAGCACTCCTCATCAACCCAAAAAGTGAGAGACGTGTCAGCACTGCCCATCCCCACCCACCTCCAGCCCCCACCAGCCACACACCAGTGGCTGCTGAAATCCTCTCCAGCTGCCTAAATTTGCCACGTGCCCTGGGGGATTTCTCAGTAGGAAACAGGATATAAATATCAGTGATTATTAGTGTCCTGCTGTTATTCCTATGGCTGCTGTTACAAGGGTGACTTGGCACCACCTcatttgcagggctgtgattGGCAGCCTGTCACCCTGCTGCAGGATATAAAGCAGGATTAGtatttcccctctccctctcccccagggCATCTGTCTTCTCCATCACCCGCAGACCTCTCCCTCCCCATGCACACACCCTGCAGGCAGAATTGGAAacctggggaggcagcagcagagatgccagcccagccctgcaccagGACAGCATCATCCCCTGCCCCTGAGCCCCTGCCAGCCCTTGCTGTAGGAACTGAGACCTCCAGGTGAGACACTGAGACTCCTGCTCATCACCATCACAGTGGGCATGGACACTGGCAGGggatcagctctgctgcctcccagggGGTCAGTCCTTCCAGGTTTCTCTCCACCACTCACCTTCTCCAGGACCCTGTCTCCCCATCCAGCTTTCTCATTCTCCCAGGGCTCCCAGGGCTTTTCCACCtacctcccttcctcctgcttttgGCTGGGTTGGGACCAGCTGCTGAGGGCAGGCACCAAAGGATACTAAAACTTTGATTTGTGATTTCAAAGTTCCACAGGTTTATCCTCAGGTCATCTGCTGACATATAGGTCTCGTAGTCGCTGTTGACAGAGATGGAGTTGATGTGGTAGGTGTGAGCATTGGCAAACACCCTCCGGGGGGTGGCTTCCACCATGAGATCCATGGGCCGGAGCACGGGAACCTGCgaggtgggaagcagagcatCAGCACTCAGGGACAGGGTCTGGGGTCCCACCTGGCATGGGGGACACCCCCATGGGCTCCATCCACCCACCTCTGAATATTTCCCCACCCAGGAACCCTAAGGATTCTCTGAGTGCACCAGCAGGAGGGACACCAAAGCCTTTAAATCtgaagagaggcagcagcagccctgctcagaTCTCTACTGCAGCAACCCTTCCTTCCTGGGAAAAACAGATAAAACCCACTCCAGCCTTGCTTTGCCAGTGTCAACCAGAATCTGAATTCTAACAGAAATATACTTCTGGAGAGATCCAGGtcagcacagatttttcttttaactttgtttgtttgtttgcttgtttcacAGTGGACAGAGGTGAGAGAGGAGATGAGACAAGGAACGCGCAGGGACAGATGGAAGGACTGGAAACAAAGACATGCACATTTACCTTTACATTAATAAGCATAACTCACATAAACATTATGGGATGGAGAGAGATGCAGCAAGAGCAGCACACAGGAGGAGCAGTGTAAGTAACAACTTGAGACACAGTGCACTGGGAAGGTGTCAGCCTGTGAGGCTGATTGCCAGAGAGCTGCTCCCTCCAGCCACTTCATTACTGTGAGCACTGTCTGTCTGCTGCCCAAAGAgatttcccagggctgcagaggtggggatgggagTGTGACAGCCAGCTTGAGTGACACTGGAGCACCGGGACTGCCAGCTCGGAGCCTGAGCCTAATGTGATGAGCCTGGCTGCTAATGCAGCCTGACACAGCCAATGATGCTTCGTTTGCCACGGAAGGGCTCTGCTCAGCCATCTGGGGATGGGGCTCATGCCCTGCTCAGGGATCAGAGGTCTGGGGCTGTCATTCAGCCTGTTGGACAGAGGACACTGTGCAAAAGGTTCAACAGCTACACCCCAAAGCACAGACACCAGCACAGCAAAGGCTTCACTCAGATGATGCTGAGTGGTGTGACCACACCTGACAGCCAAGCCTCAGGACACTCCCCATCCCCAACCCCATcaggagcccagcagctccccagcctgcagccaccatggcccagcacagctcttgcCTAGACACAGCCACAGAACTGAGAGAAACTCCTCAGCCAAGGACATTATCCACATGTTACTTCAGAGACAAATTCTGGGCAGGTCTcggtgtttttttttaatgtctgtcaGTTGGTCCATCACCAGGTAAAACCCCAGGAGAGGAACAAGCCTGTTCATCTGTGAGTCTGGTGTTAAGGCAGGGGTTTTTATCTGCTATGGCACCAAGAATCTCTCTGGAACATGGAAAACAGCAAGTGCCTGTGCTCCTTCTCACCCTGTGCTGTGAGCTCAGGGGTATCAACAAGAAGTGTTTAAACCCGAGAGCactggcagctggagagagaagcCAGGAATGGGCTGGGGGGACACACCAGCTCAGGGACCTCATCCCATGACAGGAGAAGCCCAGCAGtgaaggcaggagcagctcagggcagTGAAGACAAAGCTCCTAACAAATGGGGCAAcatgaaagcagctgaaatctGGTCTTTCTGGATTTTTGGAAGCACACAGTGACCAAGCCAAAGCAGCCAGCTCCCACCAGCATTGCCATGGCAATCCTCACCATCACAGAGACCTCCTCTGAGCATCCAACCTGCAGGGCAGGCTCTGGTATTATATATACCCATTATTAAAGGGTAATTCAGTGTAACAAACCGCATCAAGTACATAGAAAGGCtgtcaaataaaataaaccactaataaattaaattactgtCTGCTTTCAGGGAAAGGGGGGAGCATGCCagtcatttttcatttaaaacaaaatatgtcttaattttttctttctgtctttagcAAGCACCCCCTGCAAAAGAGCCATCCCCACTCACTCAAAGTACACATCACACACGATTCCTCTCTCCTTGTCTGTGAAGGTTTCTCCTGTTCAGAGTTAATGAGGCATTAAATCTGCCTCCAGCCATAAAACTCATTTCCTGGGTGGCTGGGGCATGTAGGGAGCTGGTGTGGCCCCTTCCCACTGCTGGtgctccctgtcctgctgcccccagccaGGGACTGAGGGACCATGGTGAAGTAAGGACAGGTCAggaattgctgctgcttccctgctctgccccctgACCCAGGAggtttctgctttccctgtctCTCATGTCCACTGACACTGGGGTGCTGATGGATGTGGTCTGGAGGGAGGCAGAGGTTCCTCAGCAAAGCCtcctctgcagggcagggagttCCCAGACACAGGTCAGTGTGCAGGGGAAAGGAACGATGCCTCAGCTCCAGTCACCTCCATGGCAGAGCTTGCTGCTCCTGGACAAATCTGGCAAAGTCCttcacctgctccagcacctgagCTCCTCAGAACATGCTCCCCATGTTTATTTCTTACCTCCACAGGGCATCCTCTCTAACTGGACAATGCTGCCTGCAGATTAATATTTTGCAGACAAAATGTGCATCAGACACCATTTTCATGGCAGAATGACAATTCTACGCTTGTCAGGAGTTTGCCTTGCTGGACCTTTCCCACAATGAGTGGAAAGTGCAGGGACAAACCTTCTATCTCATTACAGGTCCACCTGGCTGATAAAGCTTCTGGTCCCACCTCTCTTCCCCAGAGGAATCCCTCCCTGCCAAAGCATCACACTGACACTGCTGCCAGTAAAATCCCACCAGGCAGTTTACAATTTGCCTACTTCTCCTGGGAGAAGTGTGTAGAAGCACAACCACATTAGCAAACACACACGCAGAACAACCCCAGGCTCCTTGATAATTCTGCCCAGCACACTGGTTTTGCACTGACATTGTTTTTACAGTATGTCTACACACAGATACCAGCAGTGTAATTGCTGTGAActaagagatgaaaaaaactACCTGAAAGGCCAGTTCTGGACCAGCATTTCAAGGTGAGTTTACAAATATTGAAAGGATGAGTGGTGAGTTTTCACCAGTAAAGAAAGAATTCAACTCACAGTGCCAGGGAACCACTGTTACCAGCTTGGTgactgcagagccccagccctgcagcccaggagacTGAGCCCAGAGCACTGCTTCACAAATGACAACAACCAGGCATGCCCTGGCCAGCACATCCCACAGATCCCACAAGTCCCACAGGTCCCACGGGTCCCAGACCAGTGATGGCACACATGGTGGGGAGCCTCTGGTTGGGCAGAGGGCCGGGGCTGCCCAAGGGCAGCAGAGCATGCAAGTGTTACaacactgagctgctctgcagtaaTGTAAGCCATtaatgaaaatgggaaaagacttcttttttcttttctgtttctgtggcaATGGTTTGATGATGATCATTTGAAATTGATTAGTTCTGCCATGTGCATTttatagccaaaaaaaaaaaaaaatgccaaatgtTTCACATTATCTTGTCATTTAAATGATAATGCATACAAGGAGAAGACAGACACATCTCTTTGCTGGGCAGCACAACGATCCTTCTCCAAAGCACCCCCCATCCCACTCCCTCTCCCATCACACAGGGTGCATTGGATGCAGCAGGAACACAGCACACTCTCCTCAGAAAACTGCACCCAGGAGCCAAGAAACCCAAGTGCTTTGGCAAAATGGGGGATACAAACTAAGCTTTATGATGGATTTTGTGGGAGCTCTGAATCAGAGAGCTCTGGGATAGCTACAAACACCAAGAACCTGGcac
This window of the Calypte anna isolate BGI_N300 chromosome 13, bCalAnn1_v1.p, whole genome shotgun sequence genome carries:
- the PPP2R2B gene encoding serine/threonine-protein phosphatase 2A 55 kDa regulatory subunit B beta isoform isoform X2 produces the protein MEEDVETRKISSSFLRDHSYATEADIISTVEFNHTGELLATGDKGGRVVIFQREQESKNQPHRRGEYNVYSTFQSHEPEFDYLKSLEIEEKINKIRWLPQQNAAYFLLSTNDKTVKLWKVSERDKRPEGYNLKDEDGRLRDPSMITVLRVPVLRPMDLMVEATPRRVFANAHTYHINSISVNSDYETYMSADDLRINLWNFEITNQSFNIVDIKPANMEELTEVITAAEFHPHHCNTFVYSSSKGTIRLCDMRTAALCDRHAKFFEEPEDPSNRSFFSEIISSISDVKFSHSGRYIMTRDYLTVKVWDLNMENRPIETYQVHDYLRSKLCSLYENDCIFDKFECVWNGSDSVIMTGSYNNFFRMFDRNTKRDVTLEASRENSKPRAVLKPRKVCVGGKRRKDEISVDSLDFSKKILHTAWHPSENIIAVAATNNLYIFQDKVN
- the PPP2R2B gene encoding serine/threonine-protein phosphatase 2A 55 kDa regulatory subunit B beta isoform isoform X1, with product MKCFSRYLPYIFRPPSAILSASCHAEADIISTVEFNHTGELLATGDKGGRVVIFQREQESKNQPHRRGEYNVYSTFQSHEPEFDYLKSLEIEEKINKIRWLPQQNAAYFLLSTNDKTVKLWKVSERDKRPEGYNLKDEDGRLRDPSMITVLRVPVLRPMDLMVEATPRRVFANAHTYHINSISVNSDYETYMSADDLRINLWNFEITNQSFNIVDIKPANMEELTEVITAAEFHPHHCNTFVYSSSKGTIRLCDMRTAALCDRHAKFFEEPEDPSNRSFFSEIISSISDVKFSHSGRYIMTRDYLTVKVWDLNMENRPIETYQVHDYLRSKLCSLYENDCIFDKFECVWNGSDSVIMTGSYNNFFRMFDRNTKRDVTLEASRENSKPRAVLKPRKVCVGGKRRKDEISVDSLDFSKKILHTAWHPSENIIAVAATNNLYIFQDKVN